One Hippoglossus stenolepis isolate QCI-W04-F060 chromosome 22, HSTE1.2, whole genome shotgun sequence DNA segment encodes these proteins:
- the LOC118101823 gene encoding inositol 1,4,5-triphosphate receptor associated 2 isoform X3: MDYYTPQPSRRHNPVDSICRKLQTIQWRGDREPNSPFQIPKLSSSSYDSPQCGLRHNLEAILKKSALYRDEGERGKEKEKKEKVKEKGSGSGMPTSASSQKSSMGPAVPLSTPSTPARNPPTPANITYTITSTLGERRGADGSDLRQVKTWQKYCSTPTGQPKDSPYFTVTRGPVQSESERPSSSSPPLSRTFTPSLGTLSYNLNFCSAETTNSTECELSYPALVVKRLSMGDGVASENYRKENMAEISLICEENLLDTIFHACDTQRRGKVFVSHIVDYLRHTTSRSSEDSGLEELCNMLDPEQKDVSIDLDTYHAVMKEWIDDCRNNGEEPTNDLTQESVKVIDSLSAKRSMLLNMTSGSLEAFGGEASRVEFETSDLVYCVADLQMCNQKLQEEVRKLKQVVEGMEDTNQRLAEDNEHLRNQARVSQLLAQKEKLLKEEVEEMKATLSCTEEGRARASAHSKHVERENQSLIVRIGSLQEENFKVTMETDELQRRIAELCNINADLQVQIHSFDTVVGEKEAVIHERSKQIEELRAAVEEYSSITQLLRADKNKLESQVQMMHPDLAGAGLSLSVAYRLNQSTSGSLQTELALAQSPLETLHGADHLSTTMSVTSSLDETLDREVFLMLQGPSPEQMALEFKTLLNKLKRDFREELDSVLSTVRGLLDDHTQPKGNTDTGLQTVQAKLDARRADWALSLDQLAQYTDSLEKELIKMASNMRRSRTEILHLSVRVQEQENQKRQLCEELDQLKTPQDSREASCQTPAPEEEPGDGDGDLDWDEEFALQDFLKNELAEKNCRMQDGQADGRPEETGDKVTDRGEEEEGDERWMVVDTVVEGEIRDTSTPLSVLSGETRPGQSLEESQDTAACTESEAEVNSQSLQEEAAVLLGAHSQAVSIRHPEADALPAPSHSENNADVSEAAESPSENVSSSPEQDQTVTPGQTPPTAAEMVSPDNTSPGPETVTANESTQPTREDQEKKGEADSSTGDNMSCVQSLSQDQLADRSTAEDSTSLLPVLVEEEEESVQESTAEASTVAVSMEGTDRLDCTNSSNSSSPQSGAALTHATQSGSGTGSVTSDLGQSEDNAAIKDCGKNKRELEVSRSMEAIEEQKVLEDHSETGKTDGKKTETSMTSGALKDGRISLSPNDKEIEAEFQRLALGFKCDMFTMEKRLRLEERSRDLAEENVRREVSSCQGLLQALTPLCEDDNQSMEIILRLQKNLDILIQSMTRVSSRSEMLGAIHQESRIGKAVEVMIQHVENLRRMYTKEHAELLELRETLMQNERSFGSQTERDDFRGRGKTTSQYYKPSTRRVSIAAIPRTGGGNMHFDMSKTQDGSEAETERLTRRSPWNVAGKSTARPPLKRFVSSAAWVDTEEPALMMKGSQDELFVMLPSPPASPTSTDPGVTQSLSHSLTSSREAAAAAVARGGRGLWLWLALLLVLAGLLALLASLVMQPAVDAAPVGTGDSWMTIQQLLWPYTGLRHNGQPPV, from the exons ATGGACTATTACACGCCGCAGCCAAGTCGTCGACACAACCCAGTGGACAGCATCTGCCGCAAGCTGCAGACCATTCAGTGGCGTGGTGACCGAGAGCCCAATTCACCTTTCCAGATTCCCAAGCTTTCCTCGAGCAGCTACGACAGCCCCCAGTGTGGCCTCAGGCACAACCTGGAAGCCATCCTGAAGAAGAGCGCCCTCTACAGAGacgagggggagagggggaaggagaaggagaagaaggagaaggtaAAGGAGAAGGGGAGTGGGAGTGGGATGCCGACCTCTGCATCTTCCCAGAAGAGCAGCATGGGTCCCGCTGTCCCTCTGTCAACACCTTCCACGCCTGCACGCAACCCACCAACACCGGCTAACATCACGTACACTATCACCAGCACTCTGGGAGAGAGGCGAGGTGCAGATGGGAGCGATTTAAGACAAGTTAAGACGTGGCAGAAGTATTGTTCAACGCCCACAGGCCAACCCAAGGACTCCCCTTACTTCACAGTCACACGAGGACCTGTGCAGTCTGAGAGCGAgaggccgagcagcagcagcccgcCTCTGTCTCGCACCTTCACGCCCAGTCTCGGCACCCTCTCCTACAACCTCAACTTCTGCTCTGCGGAGACGACGAACTCCACAGAGTGCGAGCTGTCCTACCCTGCTCTGGTAGTGAAACGACTGTCCATGGGAGATGGAG TGGCCTCTGAAAACTACAGGAAGGAGAATATGGCAGAAATCAGCCTCATCTGCGAGGAGAATCTGCTCGATACCATCTTCCATGCTTGTGACACGCAGCGTcgag GTAAAGTGTTCGTGTCCCACATTGTGGACTACCTGCGGCACACCACCAGTCGAAGCTCAGAAGACAGCGGCCTGGAGGAGCTTTGCAACATGCTGGACCCGGAACAGAAAGACGTCTCCATTGACCTGGACACCTACCATGCGGTCATGAAGGAGTGGATTGACGACTGCAGGAACAACGG GGAAGAACCGACAAACGACCTCACTCAAGAGTCGGTCAAGGTCATTGACAGCCTGTCTG CCAAGAGGTCAATGCTGCTCAATATGACCTCAGGAAGCTTGGAGGCCTTCGGAGGGGAGGCATCCAGAGTAGAATT TGAAACGTCAGACCTGGTGTATTGCGTCGCTGACCTCCAGATGTGCAACCAAAAGCtccaggaggaggtgaggaagcTGAAGCAGGTGGTGGAGGGCATGGAGGACACCAACCAGAGGCTGGCGGAGGACAACGAGCATCTACGCAACCAGGCCAGGGT TAGCCAGCTGCTCGCCCAGAAGGAGAAACtgctgaaggaggaggtggaggagatgaaggcGACTCTGAGCTGTACAGAGGAGGGCAGAGCCCGCGCCTCCgcacacagcaaacatgtg gagagAGAAAACCAGAGTCTGATTGTCAGGATTGGTTCCCTTCAGGAGGAG AACTTCAAGGTCACCATGGAGACAGACgagctccagaggaggatagCCGAGCTGTGTAACATTAACGCTGACCTTCAG GTGCAAATCCACTCTTTTGATACTGTCGTTGGTGAGAAGGAGGCTGTGATACATGAG agaagcaaacagaTAGAAGAGCTGAGGGCCGCAGTGGAGGAATACTCCTCCATCACTCAG CTGCTGAGGGCAGACAAGAACAAGCTGGAGAGCCAGGTTCAGATGATGCATCCAGACCTCGCTGG GGCCGGCCTGTCCCTGTCGGTGGCCTACAGGTTGAACCAGAGCACCTCAGGATCCCTACAGACGGAACTGGCTCTGGCTCAGTCACCACTGGAG ACTCTTCATGGCGCTGACCATTTGTCCACGACTATGAGCGTCACCTCTTCGCTGGATGAGACGCTGGACAGAGAGGTGTTTCTGATGCTGCAGGGGCCCAGTCCCGAACAAATGGCGCTGGAGTTCAAGACACTACTGAACAAACTG AAAAGGGATTTCAGGGAAGAATTGGACTCGGTCTTATCTACGGTTAGAGGCTTGTTGGACGACCACACGCAGCCAAAGGGCAACACGGACACTGGTCTGCAg ACGGTGCAGGCCAAGCTGGATGCGAGGAGGGCGGACTGGGCCCTCAGCCTGGACCAGCTGGCCCAGTACACAGACTccctggagaaggagctgatcAAAATGGCCAGTAACATGAGGAGGTCCCGCACTGAGATCCTCCACCTCTCAGTCAG ggtgcaggagcaggagaaccAGAAGCGGCAGCTGTGTGAGGAGCTGGATCAGCTGAAGACGCCCCAGGACAGCAGAGAGGCCTCATGCCAGACGCCTGCACCAGAGGAAGAG cctggagatggagatggagaccTGGACTGGGACGAGGAGTTCGCCCTTCAAGACTTTTTAAAGAACGAGCTGGCGGAGAAGAACTGCCGGATGCAGGATGGGCAAGCAGATGGCAGGCCTGAGGAAACAGGGGATAAAGTGACggacagaggggaagaggaggaaggggacgAGAGGTGGATGGTGGTGGACACAGTGGTGGAGGGAGAGATCAGGGACACGTCGACTCCTCTGTCCGTCCTCTCTGGGGAGACCCGGCCCGGGCAGAGCTTGGAAGAGAGCCAAG ACACTGCAGCCTGCACCGAGTCAGAGGCGGAGGTGAACTCTCAATCTTTGCAG gaagaGGCAGCAGTGCTATTAGGCGCCcactcacaagctgtcagcatCAGACACCCAGAGGCGGATGCTCTCCCTGCTCCGTCCCACTCGGAGAACA ATGCAGACGTCTCTGAAGCTGCCGAGTCTCCCTCCGAAAATGTAAGCAGCTCACCTGAACAGGATCAAACTGTCACACCTGGTCAGACCCCTCCCACAGCAGCGGAGATGGTTTCCCCTGACAACACATCGCCTGGACCAGAGACCGTTACCGCTAATGAGAG CACCCAGCCGACCCGTGAGGACCAGGAGAAGAAAGGCGAGGCGGACTCGAGCACCGGAGACAACATGAGCTGTGTTCAG AGCCTGAGCCAGGACCAGCTGGCAGACAGATCGACAGCGGAGGACAG CACGAGCCTACTACCTGtgttggtggaggaggaggaggagagtgtgcAGGAGAGTACAGCCGAGGCTTCAACAGTAGCGGTCAGCATGGAAG GGACGGACCGACTCGACTGCACCAACTCATCCAACAGCAGCTCTCCTCAGTCGGGAGCGGCCCTAACACACGCCACCCAATCGGGGAGCGGCACGGGCAGCGTAACCTCTGACCTTGGCCAATCGGAGGATAATGCAGCCATAAAGGACTGTGGCAAAAATAAGAGGGAACTG GAGGTGTCACGCAGCATGGAGGCCATCGAGGAGCAGAAGGTTCTGGAGGACCACAGTGAGACCGGCAAGACCGATGGGAAGAAAA CTGAAACATCCATGACCTCTGGCGCCTTGAAAGACGGCAGGATCAG CCTGTCACCCAATGACAAAGAGATTGAG gcgGAGTTCCAGCGTCTGGCGTTGGGCTTCAAGTGCGACATGTTCACGATGGAGAAGAGACTGCGGCTGGAGGAGCGGTCACGTGACCTGGCTGAAGAGAACGTCCGCAGAGAGGTGTCCAGCTGCCAGGGGTTActgcag GCTTTGACTCCTCTGTGTGAGGATGACAACCAGTCCATGGAGATCatcctgagactccagaagaACCTGGACATCCTCATCCAGTCCATGACCAGGGTGTCCAGTCGCTCGGAGATGCTCGGAGCTATTCACCAG gAGAGTCGTATTGGAAAGGCCGTGGAGGTGATGATCCAGCACGTGGAGAACCTGAGGAGGATGTACACGAAGGAGCACGCCGAGCTGCTGGAACTGAGAGAGACGCTCATGCAGAACGAGAGGTCGTTCGGATCACAAACTGAAAGAG ACGATTTCCGTGGCAGGGGTAAGACAACATCACAGTACTACAAG CCATCAACCCGCCGGGTCAGCATAGCAGCGATCCCTCGCACTGGTGGAGGCAACATGCACTTTGACATG TCCAAAACACAAGACGGTTCAGAGGCTGAAACAGAGAGACTGACCAGGAGATCCCCGTG GAACGTGGCAGGGAAGAGCACGGCGCGTCCCCCACTAAAGCGCTTTGTTAGCTCTGCGGCCTGGGTTGACACTGAAGAGCCCGCTCTCATGATGAAGGG
- the LOC118101823 gene encoding inositol 1,4,5-triphosphate receptor associated 2 isoform X1, translating into MDYYTPQPSRRHNPVDSICRKLQTIQWRGDREPNSPFQIPKLSSSSYDSPQCGLRHNLEAILKKSALYRDEGERGKEKEKKEKVKEKGSGSGMPTSASSQKSSMGPAVPLSTPSTPARNPPTPANITYTITSTLGERRGADGSDLRQVKTWQKYCSTPTGQPKDSPYFTVTRGPVQSESERPSSSSPPLSRTFTPSLGTLSYNLNFCSAETTNSTECELSYPALVVKRLSMGDGVASENYRKENMAEISLICEENLLDTIFHACDTQRRGKVFVSHIVDYLRHTTSRSSEDSGLEELCNMLDPEQKDVSIDLDTYHAVMKEWIDDCRNNGEEPTNDLTQESVKVIDSLSAKRSMLLNMTSGSLEAFGGEASRVEFETSDLVYCVADLQMCNQKLQEEVRKLKQVVEGMEDTNQRLAEDNEHLRNQARVSQLLAQKEKLLKEEVEEMKATLSCTEEGRARASAHSKHVERENQSLIVRIGSLQEENFKVTMETDELQRRIAELCNINADLQVQIHSFDTVVGEKEAVIHERSKQIEELRAAVEEYSSITQLLRADKNKLESQVQMMHPDLAGAGLSLSVAYRLNQSTSGSLQTELALAQSPLETLHGADHLSTTMSVTSSLDETLDREVFLMLQGPSPEQMALEFKTLLNKLKRDFREELDSVLSTVRGLLDDHTQPKGNTDTGLQTVQAKLDARRADWALSLDQLAQYTDSLEKELIKMASNMRRSRTEILHLSVRVQEQENQKRQLCEELDQLKTPQDSREASCQTPAPEEEPGDGDGDLDWDEEFALQDFLKNELAEKNCRMQDGQADGRPEETGDKVTDRGEEEEGDERWMVVDTVVEGEIRDTSTPLSVLSGETRPGQSLEESQDTAACTESEAEVNSQSLQEEAAVLLGAHSQAVSIRHPEADALPAPSHSENNADVSEAAESPSENVSSSPEQDQTVTPGQTPPTAAEMVSPDNTSPGPETVTANESTQPTREDQEKKGEADSSTGDNMSCVQSLSQDQLADRSTAEDSTSLLPVLVEEEEESVQESTAEASTVAVSMEGTDRLDCTNSSNSSSPQSGAALTHATQSGSGTGSVTSDLGQSEDNAAIKDCGKNKRELEVSRSMEAIEEQKVLEDHSETGKTDGKKTETSMTSGALKDGRISLSPNDKEIEAEFQRLALGFKCDMFTMEKRLRLEERSRDLAEENVRREVSSCQGLLQALTPLCEDDNQSMEIILRLQKNLDILIQSMTRVSSRSEMLGAIHQESRIGKAVEVMIQHVENLRRMYTKEHAELLELRETLMQNERSFGSQTERDDFRGRGKTTSQYYKPSTRRVSIAAIPRTGGGNMHFDMSKTQDGSEAETERLTRRSPWNVAGKSTARPPLKRFVSSAAWVDTEEPALMMKGTACDNTDWQSEDEQQQQQQKEEPVAERRRSSLSELGSIITSFILPLKTPSPPASPTSTDPGVTQSLSHSLTSSREAAAAAVARGGRGLWLWLALLLVLAGLLALLASLVMQPAVDAAPVGTGDSWMTIQQLLWPYTGLRHNGQPPV; encoded by the exons ATGGACTATTACACGCCGCAGCCAAGTCGTCGACACAACCCAGTGGACAGCATCTGCCGCAAGCTGCAGACCATTCAGTGGCGTGGTGACCGAGAGCCCAATTCACCTTTCCAGATTCCCAAGCTTTCCTCGAGCAGCTACGACAGCCCCCAGTGTGGCCTCAGGCACAACCTGGAAGCCATCCTGAAGAAGAGCGCCCTCTACAGAGacgagggggagagggggaaggagaaggagaagaaggagaaggtaAAGGAGAAGGGGAGTGGGAGTGGGATGCCGACCTCTGCATCTTCCCAGAAGAGCAGCATGGGTCCCGCTGTCCCTCTGTCAACACCTTCCACGCCTGCACGCAACCCACCAACACCGGCTAACATCACGTACACTATCACCAGCACTCTGGGAGAGAGGCGAGGTGCAGATGGGAGCGATTTAAGACAAGTTAAGACGTGGCAGAAGTATTGTTCAACGCCCACAGGCCAACCCAAGGACTCCCCTTACTTCACAGTCACACGAGGACCTGTGCAGTCTGAGAGCGAgaggccgagcagcagcagcccgcCTCTGTCTCGCACCTTCACGCCCAGTCTCGGCACCCTCTCCTACAACCTCAACTTCTGCTCTGCGGAGACGACGAACTCCACAGAGTGCGAGCTGTCCTACCCTGCTCTGGTAGTGAAACGACTGTCCATGGGAGATGGAG TGGCCTCTGAAAACTACAGGAAGGAGAATATGGCAGAAATCAGCCTCATCTGCGAGGAGAATCTGCTCGATACCATCTTCCATGCTTGTGACACGCAGCGTcgag GTAAAGTGTTCGTGTCCCACATTGTGGACTACCTGCGGCACACCACCAGTCGAAGCTCAGAAGACAGCGGCCTGGAGGAGCTTTGCAACATGCTGGACCCGGAACAGAAAGACGTCTCCATTGACCTGGACACCTACCATGCGGTCATGAAGGAGTGGATTGACGACTGCAGGAACAACGG GGAAGAACCGACAAACGACCTCACTCAAGAGTCGGTCAAGGTCATTGACAGCCTGTCTG CCAAGAGGTCAATGCTGCTCAATATGACCTCAGGAAGCTTGGAGGCCTTCGGAGGGGAGGCATCCAGAGTAGAATT TGAAACGTCAGACCTGGTGTATTGCGTCGCTGACCTCCAGATGTGCAACCAAAAGCtccaggaggaggtgaggaagcTGAAGCAGGTGGTGGAGGGCATGGAGGACACCAACCAGAGGCTGGCGGAGGACAACGAGCATCTACGCAACCAGGCCAGGGT TAGCCAGCTGCTCGCCCAGAAGGAGAAACtgctgaaggaggaggtggaggagatgaaggcGACTCTGAGCTGTACAGAGGAGGGCAGAGCCCGCGCCTCCgcacacagcaaacatgtg gagagAGAAAACCAGAGTCTGATTGTCAGGATTGGTTCCCTTCAGGAGGAG AACTTCAAGGTCACCATGGAGACAGACgagctccagaggaggatagCCGAGCTGTGTAACATTAACGCTGACCTTCAG GTGCAAATCCACTCTTTTGATACTGTCGTTGGTGAGAAGGAGGCTGTGATACATGAG agaagcaaacagaTAGAAGAGCTGAGGGCCGCAGTGGAGGAATACTCCTCCATCACTCAG CTGCTGAGGGCAGACAAGAACAAGCTGGAGAGCCAGGTTCAGATGATGCATCCAGACCTCGCTGG GGCCGGCCTGTCCCTGTCGGTGGCCTACAGGTTGAACCAGAGCACCTCAGGATCCCTACAGACGGAACTGGCTCTGGCTCAGTCACCACTGGAG ACTCTTCATGGCGCTGACCATTTGTCCACGACTATGAGCGTCACCTCTTCGCTGGATGAGACGCTGGACAGAGAGGTGTTTCTGATGCTGCAGGGGCCCAGTCCCGAACAAATGGCGCTGGAGTTCAAGACACTACTGAACAAACTG AAAAGGGATTTCAGGGAAGAATTGGACTCGGTCTTATCTACGGTTAGAGGCTTGTTGGACGACCACACGCAGCCAAAGGGCAACACGGACACTGGTCTGCAg ACGGTGCAGGCCAAGCTGGATGCGAGGAGGGCGGACTGGGCCCTCAGCCTGGACCAGCTGGCCCAGTACACAGACTccctggagaaggagctgatcAAAATGGCCAGTAACATGAGGAGGTCCCGCACTGAGATCCTCCACCTCTCAGTCAG ggtgcaggagcaggagaaccAGAAGCGGCAGCTGTGTGAGGAGCTGGATCAGCTGAAGACGCCCCAGGACAGCAGAGAGGCCTCATGCCAGACGCCTGCACCAGAGGAAGAG cctggagatggagatggagaccTGGACTGGGACGAGGAGTTCGCCCTTCAAGACTTTTTAAAGAACGAGCTGGCGGAGAAGAACTGCCGGATGCAGGATGGGCAAGCAGATGGCAGGCCTGAGGAAACAGGGGATAAAGTGACggacagaggggaagaggaggaaggggacgAGAGGTGGATGGTGGTGGACACAGTGGTGGAGGGAGAGATCAGGGACACGTCGACTCCTCTGTCCGTCCTCTCTGGGGAGACCCGGCCCGGGCAGAGCTTGGAAGAGAGCCAAG ACACTGCAGCCTGCACCGAGTCAGAGGCGGAGGTGAACTCTCAATCTTTGCAG gaagaGGCAGCAGTGCTATTAGGCGCCcactcacaagctgtcagcatCAGACACCCAGAGGCGGATGCTCTCCCTGCTCCGTCCCACTCGGAGAACA ATGCAGACGTCTCTGAAGCTGCCGAGTCTCCCTCCGAAAATGTAAGCAGCTCACCTGAACAGGATCAAACTGTCACACCTGGTCAGACCCCTCCCACAGCAGCGGAGATGGTTTCCCCTGACAACACATCGCCTGGACCAGAGACCGTTACCGCTAATGAGAG CACCCAGCCGACCCGTGAGGACCAGGAGAAGAAAGGCGAGGCGGACTCGAGCACCGGAGACAACATGAGCTGTGTTCAG AGCCTGAGCCAGGACCAGCTGGCAGACAGATCGACAGCGGAGGACAG CACGAGCCTACTACCTGtgttggtggaggaggaggaggagagtgtgcAGGAGAGTACAGCCGAGGCTTCAACAGTAGCGGTCAGCATGGAAG GGACGGACCGACTCGACTGCACCAACTCATCCAACAGCAGCTCTCCTCAGTCGGGAGCGGCCCTAACACACGCCACCCAATCGGGGAGCGGCACGGGCAGCGTAACCTCTGACCTTGGCCAATCGGAGGATAATGCAGCCATAAAGGACTGTGGCAAAAATAAGAGGGAACTG GAGGTGTCACGCAGCATGGAGGCCATCGAGGAGCAGAAGGTTCTGGAGGACCACAGTGAGACCGGCAAGACCGATGGGAAGAAAA CTGAAACATCCATGACCTCTGGCGCCTTGAAAGACGGCAGGATCAG CCTGTCACCCAATGACAAAGAGATTGAG gcgGAGTTCCAGCGTCTGGCGTTGGGCTTCAAGTGCGACATGTTCACGATGGAGAAGAGACTGCGGCTGGAGGAGCGGTCACGTGACCTGGCTGAAGAGAACGTCCGCAGAGAGGTGTCCAGCTGCCAGGGGTTActgcag GCTTTGACTCCTCTGTGTGAGGATGACAACCAGTCCATGGAGATCatcctgagactccagaagaACCTGGACATCCTCATCCAGTCCATGACCAGGGTGTCCAGTCGCTCGGAGATGCTCGGAGCTATTCACCAG gAGAGTCGTATTGGAAAGGCCGTGGAGGTGATGATCCAGCACGTGGAGAACCTGAGGAGGATGTACACGAAGGAGCACGCCGAGCTGCTGGAACTGAGAGAGACGCTCATGCAGAACGAGAGGTCGTTCGGATCACAAACTGAAAGAG ACGATTTCCGTGGCAGGGGTAAGACAACATCACAGTACTACAAG CCATCAACCCGCCGGGTCAGCATAGCAGCGATCCCTCGCACTGGTGGAGGCAACATGCACTTTGACATG TCCAAAACACAAGACGGTTCAGAGGCTGAAACAGAGAGACTGACCAGGAGATCCCCGTG GAACGTGGCAGGGAAGAGCACGGCGCGTCCCCCACTAAAGCGCTTTGTTAGCTCTGCGGCCTGGGTTGACACTGAAGAGCCCGCTCTCATGATGAAGGG